A genomic segment from Leptolyngbya boryana PCC 6306 encodes:
- a CDS encoding bifunctional aminoglycoside phosphotransferase/ATP-binding protein, which yields MTTTTLPPIVEALLNPEIYDHPVQGEIELIQTHVSYVFLTGDYVYKLKKPVNFGFLDYSTLEKRKHFCEEELRLNKRGAAELYLGIVPITQDADKFVLDGSGEVVDYVVKMQQFPQETLLSAMYDRGELTEQHLLDLAKVLAAFHKSAPTNDYILSFGEVSQIRQAIDENYDQTVGYIGVAQTQEQFDQTKAYTDKLFAESAALFKSRVEHKFIRECHGDVHLRNICFWNNKILLFDCIEFNEPFRFVDTMFDVAYIIMDFDARNRRDLSNLFLNAYLEQSGDWEGLQVLPLYNSRQSYVRAKVTSFLLSDPSVPESVKAESKETASRYYRLSWEYTQPRQGKIVLMSGLSGSGKSTIASKLARETGAIQIRSDAVRKHLGGVALDEKGDASLYSPEMTQKTYDRLLELGTTLASQGYTVILDAKYDRQALRAPVIEKAQAQSIEIEILYCDVPAEVLRDRVAQRQGDISDADLDVLANQTFEAFSETEKPLVKTLS from the coding sequence CTATGTTTATAAGCTGAAAAAACCTGTGAATTTCGGTTTTTTGGACTATTCCACTTTGGAAAAACGCAAACATTTCTGTGAGGAAGAGTTGCGGCTGAACAAACGCGGTGCAGCAGAATTATATTTGGGCATTGTGCCGATTACGCAAGATGCTGACAAGTTTGTGCTGGATGGTTCAGGCGAAGTCGTGGATTATGTGGTGAAAATGCAGCAATTTCCTCAAGAGACATTGCTGAGTGCCATGTACGATCGTGGAGAACTCACCGAGCAGCATTTACTCGATTTAGCAAAGGTTTTAGCAGCATTCCACAAATCTGCACCGACGAATGATTACATTCTCAGCTTTGGGGAAGTGTCTCAGATTCGCCAAGCGATCGACGAAAACTACGATCAAACGGTTGGCTATATTGGAGTGGCTCAGACTCAAGAACAATTTGATCAGACGAAAGCTTACACCGACAAGCTATTTGCTGAGAGTGCAGCCCTTTTCAAAAGCCGAGTCGAACATAAATTTATCCGAGAATGTCATGGCGATGTTCATTTGAGAAACATCTGCTTCTGGAACAATAAGATTCTTTTGTTCGATTGCATTGAGTTTAATGAGCCGTTCCGATTCGTCGATACGATGTTCGACGTTGCTTACATCATCATGGATTTTGATGCTCGGAATCGTCGGGATCTAAGCAATCTGTTTTTGAATGCGTATCTCGAACAATCGGGCGACTGGGAAGGCTTACAAGTTTTGCCACTTTACAATAGCCGTCAGTCTTATGTTCGAGCGAAAGTTACTTCATTCTTACTGAGTGATCCGAGTGTTCCAGAATCCGTGAAGGCAGAATCGAAAGAAACTGCTAGCCGTTACTATCGATTGTCGTGGGAGTATACGCAACCGAGACAAGGCAAGATTGTTCTGATGTCGGGACTCTCTGGATCTGGGAAAAGTACGATCGCATCTAAACTAGCCCGTGAAACTGGAGCCATTCAAATTCGCTCTGATGCAGTTCGTAAGCATTTAGGTGGCGTGGCGTTGGATGAGAAAGGCGATGCTTCACTTTACAGTCCTGAGATGACTCAGAAGACTTACGATCGCTTACTAGAACTCGGCACAACTTTAGCATCTCAAGGCTATACCGTGATCTTGGATGCGAAGTACGATCGTCAAGCTTTACGCGCTCCCGTGATTGAGAAAGCACAAGCACAGAGCATTGAGATTGAGATTCTCTACTGTGATGTTCCGGCGGAAGTTTTACGCGATCGCGTTGCGCAGCGACAGGGGGACATTTCCGATGCTGATCTCGATGTCCTAGCAAACCAAACGTTTGAAGCGTTTAGCGAGACGGAAAAGCCACTGGTTAAAACGCTGAGCTAA